In the Colwellia sp. 20A7 genome, one interval contains:
- a CDS encoding NAD(P)/FAD-dependent oxidoreductase encodes MLRLTDIKLPLDHPADAIEQAILEKLAITKAELVNFTVFKRGYDARKKNNIFLIYTLDITTTKDEALLAAFSKDPHVKVTPDMAYKFVAQAPEKLKQRPVVIGMGPCGLFVGLVLAQMGFKPIILERGKEVRERTKDTFGFWRKKILNTESNVQFGEGGAGTFSDGKLYSQVKDTKHYSRKVLHEFVDAGAPEEILYVSKPHIGTFKLVTMVEKMRAKIFELGGEVRFGERVEQIHFENDESITFDEDELTDFTAKQVTGLTLASGEHIATSHIALAIGHSARDTFKMLYNEGVFIKAKPFSVGFRIEHEQSVIDEARFGENAGNEILGAADYKLVHHASNGRSVYSFCMCPGGTVVAAASEEGRLVTNGMSQYSRHERNANSAIVVGIEPKDYTSGKFASKDDSVLAGIEFQRRLEEQAFRMGGENYDAPVQLVGDFLVGNKTGEHGSVIPSYKPGVVYCDLSEALPDYAVTAIREALPAFERKIKGFSMKDATLTAVETRTSSPIQITRDRTTLQSLNTKGLYPAGEGAGYAGGILSAGIDGIKIAEAMALSMLE; translated from the coding sequence ATGTTGCGTTTAACCGATATTAAATTACCTTTAGATCATCCAGCTGATGCTATTGAGCAGGCAATACTTGAAAAACTTGCGATTACTAAAGCTGAATTAGTTAATTTTACCGTGTTTAAACGTGGGTATGATGCTCGTAAAAAAAATAATATTTTCTTAATTTATACCTTAGATATTACTACAACTAAGGATGAAGCATTACTGGCTGCTTTTAGTAAAGACCCGCATGTGAAAGTAACGCCTGACATGGCTTATAAGTTTGTCGCACAAGCACCTGAAAAACTAAAACAACGTCCTGTTGTTATTGGTATGGGCCCTTGTGGTTTATTTGTTGGTTTAGTATTAGCACAAATGGGCTTTAAACCAATTATTTTAGAACGTGGTAAAGAAGTAAGAGAGCGCACTAAAGATACCTTTGGTTTTTGGCGTAAAAAAATATTAAATACTGAGTCAAATGTACAGTTTGGCGAAGGCGGGGCGGGTACGTTCTCTGATGGCAAATTATACAGCCAAGTAAAAGATACTAAGCACTATAGCCGAAAAGTTTTGCATGAGTTTGTTGATGCAGGCGCACCAGAAGAAATTTTATATGTAAGCAAGCCACATATTGGTACGTTTAAACTAGTGACTATGGTTGAAAAAATGCGTGCGAAAATTTTTGAATTGGGCGGCGAAGTGCGCTTTGGTGAAAGGGTTGAACAAATTCATTTTGAAAATGACGAAAGTATTACGTTTGATGAAGATGAACTAACCGACTTTACTGCAAAACAAGTAACGGGGTTAACGCTAGCAAGTGGTGAACATATTGCAACAAGTCACATTGCTTTGGCGATAGGGCATAGCGCAAGAGACACCTTTAAAATGCTTTATAACGAAGGTGTTTTTATTAAAGCTAAACCTTTTTCAGTTGGTTTTCGTATCGAGCATGAGCAATCAGTTATTGATGAAGCACGTTTTGGTGAAAATGCCGGTAATGAAATTTTAGGCGCGGCAGATTATAAACTTGTTCATCATGCGAGTAATGGCCGAAGTGTTTATAGTTTCTGTATGTGCCCAGGTGGTACGGTAGTAGCTGCAGCATCAGAGGAAGGTCGATTAGTTACTAATGGTATGAGCCAATACTCTCGCCACGAGCGTAATGCAAACAGTGCCATTGTGGTGGGTATAGAGCCAAAAGATTATACCTCGGGTAAATTTGCCTCTAAAGACGACTCGGTATTAGCGGGTATTGAATTTCAACGTCGGTTAGAAGAGCAAGCTTTTAGAATGGGTGGTGAAAATTACGATGCACCTGTGCAGCTTGTTGGTGATTTTTTAGTAGGAAATAAAACGGGTGAGCACGGTAGTGTTATACCTTCTTATAAACCAGGTGTGGTTTATTGTGATTTAAGTGAAGCATTACCTGATTATGCTGTTACGGCTATTAGAGAAGCGTTACCTGCTTTTGAGCGTAAAATTAAAGGCTTCTCGATGAAAGACGCTACGTTAACTGCCGTTGAAACACGTACCTCTTCACCTATACAAATAACGCGTGATAGAACAACACTGCAAAGTTTAAATACTAAAGGTTTATACCCAGCAGGTGAAGGCGCAGGTTATGCCGGTGGTATTTTATCGGCGGGCATTGATGGTATTAAAATAGCCGAAGCAATGGCGTTATCAATGCTTGAATAG
- a CDS encoding phosphoribosylaminoimidazolesuccinocarboxamide synthase, translating to MNLADKVLAINNDLPIRTDAPVHSGKVRSVYWLTESDSKRLIEEKNYNVPSDTPLAIMVISDRISAFDCIWQGEGGMKGVPGKGAALNAISNHWFKLFKEQGLADSHILDIPHPFVWIVQKAKPVMIEAICRQYITGSMWRSYVKGERDFCGIELPEGLAKDSKLPELLQTPSTKGILKGIPGVPEADDVNITRKNIEDNFAAFNFKSKDDITLYEKLLTEGFDVISTALSQIDQIFVDTKFEFGYVKDKAGNDKLIYMDEVGTPDSSRIWDGEQYQAGKVVENSKEGFRQLLLQHFPDADILLNKERMPEREALARDNELPLSVLMDVSKTYIDIAEKITGKKIVLSDNPKAEIVSILREQYQLVD from the coding sequence ATGAATTTAGCTGATAAAGTTTTAGCGATAAATAATGATTTACCTATTCGTACCGATGCCCCCGTTCATAGCGGTAAAGTTCGTTCTGTTTATTGGTTAACTGAAAGTGACAGTAAGCGCTTAATTGAAGAAAAAAACTATAATGTGCCTAGCGACACACCGTTAGCAATTATGGTTATCAGTGATCGTATCTCTGCTTTTGATTGCATTTGGCAAGGTGAGGGCGGTATGAAAGGTGTACCAGGTAAAGGTGCAGCCCTTAATGCAATTTCAAACCATTGGTTTAAGCTGTTTAAAGAGCAAGGCCTTGCAGATAGTCATATTCTTGATATTCCTCATCCATTTGTATGGATAGTGCAAAAAGCCAAGCCCGTAATGATTGAAGCGATTTGTCGCCAGTACATTACCGGCTCTATGTGGCGTAGCTATGTAAAAGGTGAACGAGATTTTTGTGGTATCGAGCTACCTGAAGGTTTAGCTAAAGATAGTAAGTTGCCTGAGTTATTACAAACACCATCAACCAAAGGTATTCTAAAAGGAATTCCGGGTGTGCCAGAAGCGGATGATGTAAATATTACTCGTAAGAATATTGAAGACAACTTTGCAGCATTTAATTTTAAATCTAAAGATGACATTACGTTATATGAAAAACTGCTGACTGAAGGTTTTGATGTTATTTCAACTGCGTTAAGTCAAATAGACCAAATTTTTGTTGATACAAAATTCGAATTTGGCTATGTAAAAGACAAAGCAGGTAATGATAAGTTAATTTACATGGATGAAGTTGGTACGCCTGACTCATCTCGTATTTGGGACGGTGAACAATACCAAGCAGGTAAGGTTGTTGAAAACTCTAAAGAAGGCTTTCGTCAATTATTACTTCAACACTTCCCTGATGCTGACATACTATTAAATAAAGAACGTATGCCTGAACGAGAAGCGCTAGCACGTGATAATGAGTTACCTTTATCGGTATTGATGGATGTGTCTAAAACTTATATTGATATTGCAGAAAAAATCACGGGTAAAAAAATCGTATTGAGTGATAACCCTAAAGCTGAAATTGTTAGTATTTTACGTGAACAATATCAGTTGGTTGATTAA
- the thrS gene encoding threonine--tRNA ligase: MPVITLPDGSQRSFDNAVSVMDVALDIGPGLAKATIAGRIDGNLVDACELITQDAALQLITSKDSEGLEIIRHSCAHLLGHAIKQLYPNVKMAIGPTIDNGFYYDVDLEESITEDDLVKLEKRMTELARTGYEVVKKTGSWQDAYDAFTERGETYKLEILDQNIEKTDTPALYHHQEYIDMCRGPHVPSMRHCHHFKLMKVAGAYWRGNSDNKMLQRIYGTAWADKKQLKAYIVRLAEAEKRDHRKIGKTLDLFHWQEEAPGMVFWHNDGWTIYTELEKFVREKLHEYDYDEVKAPMMMDRSLWEKSGHWDKYADGMFTTESEKREYAIKPMNCPGHVQIFNQGLKSYRDLPLRIAEFGCCHRNEPSGSLHGLMRVRGFTQDDAHIFCMESQVQDEVKKCIEMVYDVYGSFGFEDIVVKLSTRPENRIGSDEIWDKAEAGLAQALTDSNIKFEYLPGEGAFYGPKIEFTLMDCLGRAWQCGTVQLDFALPERLGATYVGEDNERYIPVMIHRAILGSLERFIGILIEEFTGKFPTWLSPIQVTLMNITDKQSEYCQKVVKKLKENGFRAKLDLRNEKIGFKIREHTLKRVPYLLVVGDQEMESGEIAVRTRSGEDLGKMSVDSFITKLSEEVSSRT; encoded by the coding sequence ATGCCTGTAATTACTCTCCCAGATGGTTCACAACGTTCATTTGACAATGCAGTATCTGTAATGGATGTAGCACTTGATATTGGCCCTGGTTTAGCGAAAGCAACTATTGCTGGTCGTATCGACGGAAATCTTGTTGATGCTTGTGAATTAATCACCCAAGATGCTGCTTTACAACTTATTACCAGTAAAGATAGTGAAGGGCTTGAGATCATTCGTCATTCATGTGCGCATTTATTAGGGCATGCTATTAAGCAACTATACCCTAATGTTAAAATGGCTATAGGCCCAACCATCGATAATGGTTTTTATTATGATGTTGATTTAGAAGAATCAATCACTGAAGATGATTTAGTGAAATTAGAAAAACGCATGACTGAGTTAGCCCGTACTGGTTATGAAGTTGTGAAAAAAACCGGTTCTTGGCAAGATGCTTACGACGCATTTACTGAACGCGGTGAAACATACAAATTAGAAATTCTTGATCAAAACATCGAGAAAACAGACACACCTGCGCTATATCATCATCAAGAATACATTGATATGTGTCGTGGTCCTCATGTACCAAGTATGCGTCATTGCCATCATTTTAAATTAATGAAAGTTGCGGGTGCTTACTGGCGCGGTAATTCAGACAACAAAATGTTGCAACGTATTTACGGCACTGCATGGGCAGATAAAAAACAACTTAAAGCGTATATTGTTCGTTTAGCTGAAGCTGAAAAGCGTGATCACCGTAAAATTGGTAAAACATTAGATTTATTCCATTGGCAAGAAGAAGCGCCAGGCATGGTGTTTTGGCATAACGACGGTTGGACAATCTACACTGAATTAGAAAAATTCGTGCGTGAAAAACTACATGAGTATGATTACGACGAAGTTAAAGCACCAATGATGATGGACAGAAGTCTTTGGGAAAAGTCAGGTCACTGGGACAAATATGCTGATGGCATGTTTACTACTGAATCTGAAAAGCGTGAATACGCAATAAAACCAATGAACTGCCCTGGTCATGTGCAAATATTTAACCAAGGTTTAAAATCATACCGTGATTTACCTTTACGTATTGCTGAATTTGGCTGTTGTCATCGTAATGAACCGTCAGGCTCTTTACATGGCTTAATGCGTGTTCGTGGCTTTACACAAGATGATGCGCATATTTTCTGTATGGAATCACAAGTTCAAGACGAAGTGAAAAAATGTATCGAAATGGTATATGACGTTTACGGTTCGTTTGGCTTTGAAGATATTGTTGTTAAATTGTCTACGCGTCCAGAAAATCGCATTGGTAGTGATGAAATTTGGGATAAAGCGGAAGCAGGTTTAGCACAAGCATTAACAGACAGTAATATTAAGTTTGAATACTTACCGGGTGAAGGTGCTTTTTACGGTCCTAAAATTGAATTCACGTTAATGGATTGTTTAGGTCGTGCTTGGCAATGTGGCACAGTGCAATTAGATTTTGCTTTACCAGAGCGTTTAGGCGCAACTTATGTTGGTGAAGATAACGAACGCTATATTCCTGTCATGATTCATCGTGCAATTTTAGGTTCACTTGAACGTTTTATTGGTATTTTAATTGAAGAGTTCACTGGGAAGTTTCCAACGTGGTTATCTCCAATTCAAGTGACATTAATGAATATTACGGACAAACAGAGCGAATATTGTCAAAAAGTAGTGAAAAAACTAAAAGAAAATGGATTTAGAGCAAAGTTAGACTTGAGAAATGAGAAGATAGGCTTTAAAATCCGCGAGCACACTTTAAAGAGAGTTCCATATTTGTTAGTAGTCGGTGATCAAGAAATGGAATCTGGCGAAATTGCAGTACGAACTCGAAGTGGTGAAGATTTAGGTAAAATGTCTGTTGATAGCTTTATTACAAAATTAAGTGAAGAAGTTAGTTCTCGTACTTAG
- a CDS encoding methyl-accepting chemotaxis protein — translation MGQLSKQMSDASKGIFELDEQSQKVSLLVDNIRGIADQTNLLALNAAIEAARAGEQGRGFAVVADEVRLLASRTSTATEEIISVVAKNKQLTENAVSIIEASMNEAEKALQLSNEAGNVMNEIQIGAREVVDAVASFNKSL, via the coding sequence ATGGGACAACTTTCAAAGCAAATGAGTGATGCCAGTAAAGGAATATTTGAGTTAGATGAACAATCTCAGAAAGTGTCGCTGCTTGTAGATAATATTCGAGGTATTGCCGATCAAACTAATTTGCTTGCGCTTAATGCTGCAATTGAAGCGGCTAGGGCAGGTGAGCAAGGTCGTGGTTTTGCCGTTGTTGCCGATGAGGTGAGGCTACTTGCTTCACGTACAAGTACCGCAACGGAAGAAATCATTAGTGTTGTTGCTAAGAATAAACAATTAACTGAAAATGCTGTTTCCATTATTGAAGCGAGCATGAATGAAGCAGAGAAAGCGTTACAACTTTCAAACGAGGCTGGCAACGTAATGAATGAGATTCAAATTGGGGCAAGAGAAGTAGTAGATGCAGTCGCGTCGTTTAATAAAAGTTTGTAG
- the infC gene encoding translation initiation factor IF-3: MAIKGGQRGGQKEPAHRLNELITGIPDNEVRLIKFDGEAGGIVTLDEAMNQAEEAGVDLVEISPTAKPPVLRVMDYGKFLYEKSKEQKEQRKKQKQIQVKEIKFRPGTDEGDYQVKLRNLKRFLEGGDKVKVTLRFRGREMAHQELGLELLTRVKNDLAELTVLEFFPRRAEGRQMVMVLAPKNR; the protein is encoded by the coding sequence ATGGCTATTAAAGGTGGACAACGAGGCGGGCAAAAAGAGCCAGCACATCGTTTAAATGAGTTAATCACAGGTATTCCTGATAATGAAGTTCGTTTAATTAAGTTTGACGGCGAAGCGGGTGGCATAGTTACATTAGATGAAGCTATGAACCAAGCGGAAGAAGCAGGTGTCGATCTTGTTGAAATAAGCCCTACGGCTAAACCTCCGGTACTCCGCGTTATGGATTACGGCAAGTTTCTTTATGAGAAATCTAAAGAACAGAAAGAGCAACGTAAAAAGCAGAAACAAATACAGGTTAAGGAAATTAAATTCCGTCCTGGTACAGATGAAGGCGATTATCAGGTGAAATTACGTAACCTGAAACGCTTTTTAGAAGGCGGCGACAAGGTCAAGGTAACATTACGTTTCCGTGGCCGTGAAATGGCCCACCAAGAACTTGGTTTAGAACTACTAACTCGCGTTAAAAACGATTTAGCAGAACTAACTGTTCTAGAATTCTTTCCGCGTAGAGCGGAAGGTCGTCAAATGGTGATGGTTCTAGCCCCTAAAAATAGATAA
- the fdxA gene encoding ferredoxin FdxA — translation MAFVVTDNCIRCKYTDCVAVCPADAFFEGPNFLVINPDDCIDCDLCPVECPAGAIYQEDEVPEDQKEFIKLNAELSQIWPRITEIKDAPDDAKEWDGVENKLKFLEIED, via the coding sequence ATGGCTTTTGTTGTTACCGATAATTGTATTCGCTGTAAATACACAGATTGTGTTGCGGTATGTCCGGCAGACGCTTTTTTTGAAGGACCAAACTTTCTTGTTATTAACCCAGACGATTGTATTGACTGTGATTTATGCCCAGTAGAATGCCCTGCAGGTGCTATTTACCAAGAAGATGAAGTACCTGAAGATCAAAAAGAATTTATTAAATTAAATGCTGAACTATCACAAATATGGCCAAGAATTACTGAGATTAAAGACGCGCCTGATGATGCAAAAGAATGGGATGGTGTTGAGAATAAATTAAAATTTTTAGAAATTGAAGATTAA
- the rplT gene encoding 50S ribosomal protein L20 translates to MARVKRGVQARARHKKVLKQAKGYYGARSRVYRVAYQAVTKAGQYAYRDRRQRKRQFRQLWIARINAAARQNGLSYSKFINGLKIASIEIDRKILADIAVYDKAAFTFLVEKAKASLAA, encoded by the coding sequence ATGGCTAGAGTAAAACGTGGTGTACAAGCTCGTGCACGTCATAAAAAAGTTCTAAAGCAAGCTAAAGGTTATTACGGAGCACGTAGTCGTGTTTACCGTGTTGCTTATCAAGCAGTAACTAAAGCAGGTCAATACGCTTACCGCGATCGTCGTCAACGTAAACGTCAATTCCGTCAGCTTTGGATCGCTCGTATTAACGCAGCAGCTCGTCAAAATGGTTTATCTTACAGCAAATTCATCAATGGCTTGAAAATAGCTTCGATTGAAATTGATCGTAAGATCCTAGCTGACATCGCAGTATACGACAAAGCAGCATTCACATTCTTAGTTGAAAAAGCGAAAGCTTCTTTAGCTGCATAA
- the tcdA gene encoding tRNA cyclic N6-threonylcarbamoyladenosine(37) synthase TcdA: MSDYSLRFGGIARLYGLQGAQVIKESHFCVIGIGGVGSWVAEALARNGVGNITLIDLDDICITNINRQIHALSDTIGESKVEVMAARINQINPNCQVNVIEDFITVENLSDLLSHNYDYVIDAIDSVDIKTRLIAFCKRNKLPVITIGGAGGQVDPSKIAITDLSKTYQDPLLAKVKNQLRREFNFPRSDIKKASKRKFSIDAVFSTEQLRYPTEVGDVCLAKPDVSEGNTSSMRLDCSGGFGATTHVTATFAFFAVSRAIDKLLQKSA; this comes from the coding sequence ATGTCAGATTACTCTCTAAGATTTGGTGGTATTGCCCGCCTTTATGGTTTACAAGGCGCTCAAGTCATCAAAGAATCACACTTTTGTGTTATTGGAATTGGTGGGGTTGGCTCTTGGGTGGCAGAAGCACTGGCTAGAAACGGTGTTGGTAATATCACGTTAATTGATCTTGATGATATATGCATTACTAATATCAACCGTCAAATACACGCATTAAGTGACACCATTGGTGAAAGTAAAGTAGAAGTAATGGCTGCACGTATTAACCAAATTAACCCTAATTGCCAAGTTAATGTTATTGAAGACTTTATCACTGTCGAAAACTTGTCTGACTTACTCAGTCATAATTATGATTACGTGATTGATGCTATTGATTCGGTCGATATAAAAACCCGACTCATTGCTTTTTGTAAACGCAATAAATTACCTGTAATTACTATTGGTGGTGCAGGTGGACAGGTTGATCCCAGTAAAATAGCTATCACAGACTTAAGTAAAACGTATCAAGATCCTTTATTAGCAAAAGTTAAAAACCAATTACGCCGTGAGTTTAACTTTCCGCGTTCGGATATTAAGAAAGCCAGCAAAAGAAAATTCTCTATTGATGCTGTTTTTTCTACTGAACAATTACGTTACCCAACAGAAGTTGGAGACGTTTGCTTAGCAAAGCCTGATGTAAGTGAGGGTAATACTAGTTCTATGCGATTAGACTGTAGTGGCGGCTTTGGTGCAACAACCCATGTAACGGCTACTTTTGCATTTTTTGCTGTTAGTAGAGCAATTGATAAGCTATTACAAAAATCAGCTTAG
- a CDS encoding DUF4826 family protein, translated as MAQEQKMTVEQQQQWIREQYQIATKYLATQGLVTNSVSAEESRYLIPFMSVWKLKALDGNYYWVICGDLPSDYNAVNVAGSARDAARHFSLKWQMQAEVLLQTGEKEQEKFAQVLISKAEVLYDLVAQDNLWEIKA; from the coding sequence ATGGCACAAGAACAAAAAATGACTGTTGAACAACAACAGCAATGGATTAGAGAACAATATCAAATAGCTACGAAGTACCTAGCAACTCAAGGGTTGGTAACGAATAGTGTTTCGGCTGAAGAAAGTCGTTATTTAATACCTTTTATGTCGGTATGGAAACTAAAGGCACTTGATGGTAATTATTATTGGGTTATTTGTGGTGACTTACCTAGTGATTACAATGCTGTAAATGTTGCTGGTAGTGCTAGAGATGCTGCGCGTCATTTTTCATTAAAATGGCAAATGCAGGCAGAAGTATTACTGCAAACAGGTGAAAAAGAACAAGAGAAATTTGCTCAAGTATTAATTAGCAAAGCTGAAGTTTTATATGATCTTGTTGCACAAGATAACCTTTGGGAAATTAAGGCGTAG
- the rpmI gene encoding 50S ribosomal protein L35: MPKMKTNKGAAKRFKKTASGYKFKQAGLRHILTKRRTKVKRHLRAKHMIAASDIKSVKKLLRHG, from the coding sequence ATGCCTAAAATGAAAACCAATAAAGGTGCTGCAAAGCGCTTTAAAAAAACAGCTTCTGGCTACAAGTTCAAACAAGCTGGCCTTCGTCATATCTTGACTAAGCGTCGTACTAAAGTTAAGCGTCATCTTCGTGCTAAGCACATGATCGCTGCATCTGACATTAAGTCAGTTAAAAAACTTTTACGTCACGGTTAA